A stretch of Chitinophaga caeni DNA encodes these proteins:
- a CDS encoding alpha-2-macroglobulin family protein, with translation MRPNMRYLLVSLWALIILLGFHSCKQSQEAMNPEFAKYIEAYTTGVISKQSAIRIQLNGQTNITHTVNEPLEEKVFDFSPSIKGKAVWIDATTIEFRPEENLQPGKKYSATFNLGKLMEVPKDLNRFSFDFQVMKPSYSFEEFGLVVDGNTASSKMKLEGVVYTADVEKPAEVERLLKASANSQSLPITWTHTSDPKEHKFTIKNITRGKTDQNLIIDYNGESIGSKTSGTKTLPVPASGVFKVMETRAMYEPDVHMLVLFSAPIDPAQDLRGLIYMSGVSDLRFTVDGSQVKVYSNKNLEGNHDVSISEGILDTGGDRLGKTFASSITFENRKPSVSVPSKGVILPQSQKLVLPFDAINLNAVDVTILKIYENNIPQYLQNNNLDGNNELRRVAKPIVRTTIRLDQDKSLNLHVKNRFNIDLEKYLNSEPGAIYRVTIGFRKEYALVKCNEKQADSDDNEVYYYDSYGDKIDDEDDFWSAYDSYYPYGYNWDQRDNPCHPAYYNANKWVSRNIISSNIGLIAKRGNDNSMVVAVTDIRDAKPMNGVDLELLDYQQQVIFTAKSDGEGFAKFDLPKKPYLLIAKKGNERGYLKLDDGNSLLLSRFDVKGEKIQSGMKGFIYGERGVWRPGDSLFLTFVLEDKNKKLPANHPVSFELYNPKGQLYKRIIHHESLNGFYKFATATDPDALTGNWVAKVKVGNATFTKNVRIETVKPNRLKINLDFNKNGILSRFGNNTGTLSAMWLFGAPGKDLKAKVDVSLVAAKTSFPQKALSDFVFDDPTTHFSAENKTIFEGSLGESGQTTIKADMNVGERAPGVLRANFETKVFEPGGDFSVDYSHVPYHVFKSYVGIQTPEGARLTGMLLTDKNHKVNIVNVDDAGNFISGQRTVSVEMYKVNWRWWWDEGEDDLTNFTQDNYNQLIASSKVTLNNGKGSWNFNVPYPQWGRFLIRVKDMESGHVTGNTVYVDWPGYSERLQKENPTEAAMLVFTSDKTHYKVGDEITLTIPSSDNGRALISIESGSAIQNVNWIKTSKGQTIYKFKATKEMSPNVYVNVSLLQAHAQTANDLPIRMYGTIPIIVEDPETILKPVVALPNTMRPESDAKITVSEANGKAMTYTIAIVDEGLLDLTRFKTPDPHAAFYAREALGVKTWDLFDYVIGAWGGDLERILSIGGDQNLNRNSGEAKANRFKPVVTYMGPYYLGKGQKQTHAFKLPQYIGSVKAMVVAGQDGAYGSAEKTASVKKPLMVLSTVPRVLGPGETIRLPVTVFGLESQIKSAQVTLQPNGLFEVIGSATQTVQFSQPGEQLVYFDVKVKAATGIGKFNIVAKSGKEQASESIELDVRNPNPFVTNIIEKDLNGGESWNTEYHPVGTEGTNTAVLEVSTIPSLNLGKRLEYLIRYPHGCIEQTTSGVFPQLYLSQIMDLSDKQKADIDYNVKAGLERLKSFQVTDGGFAYWPGNAQADEWGTNYAGHFMLEAKASGYTLPASLLEQWRKYQRNKAVTWAPNTRNFYGGDLAQSYRLYLLALGKTPEIGAMNRLKEFQYISNTAKWYLAAAYKLAGQPDVANNLVKGLSTDVKPYNQMGYTYGSDLRDKAIILQTLTILGKRTEALGLLKEIASNLSQDRWYSTQTTAYSLIAIATYCGQNKTGAKQQFDYTINGKKASVNADNYVTQIEIPVKGGNVGNVAIHNKGQNVLYARLILRGQPESGTDPYASNDPEVLDMSVRYHTRDGKALDPASLHQGRDFVATVTIRNPGKRGYYEQMALSQVFPSGWEILNTRLMGSDSSVHTSQFTYQDIRDDRVYTYFNLEEGKTVTYQVLLNASYLGKYYLPATTCEAMYDNTIHAFVPGKWVEVVK, from the coding sequence ATGCGACCTAACATGCGTTACCTGCTAGTATCGTTGTGGGCTTTAATTATCCTGTTGGGATTCCATTCTTGCAAGCAATCCCAGGAAGCCATGAACCCCGAGTTTGCAAAGTATATCGAAGCATATACCACCGGGGTGATATCCAAGCAAAGCGCCATCAGGATACAACTGAATGGCCAAACCAACATTACCCATACCGTTAACGAACCGCTGGAAGAGAAAGTTTTCGATTTCAGTCCTAGTATCAAAGGGAAAGCTGTTTGGATCGATGCCACCACGATCGAGTTCAGGCCGGAAGAAAACTTGCAACCCGGCAAGAAGTATTCCGCAACATTTAACCTCGGTAAACTAATGGAAGTGCCGAAAGACTTGAATCGCTTTAGTTTCGATTTTCAAGTAATGAAACCTTCTTACTCTTTTGAAGAGTTCGGTTTAGTGGTTGACGGCAATACCGCTTCCAGCAAGATGAAACTGGAAGGCGTCGTCTATACCGCCGATGTAGAAAAACCGGCAGAGGTAGAGCGATTGCTTAAGGCCAGCGCTAACTCTCAATCCTTACCAATTACCTGGACACATACTTCGGATCCTAAGGAACATAAATTCACGATAAAGAACATCACGAGAGGGAAAACCGATCAAAATTTGATCATTGATTATAACGGTGAATCCATCGGCTCTAAAACTTCCGGCACTAAAACATTGCCGGTACCGGCTTCGGGAGTTTTCAAGGTAATGGAAACAAGGGCGATGTATGAACCGGATGTTCATATGCTCGTATTATTTAGCGCCCCAATTGATCCCGCCCAAGATTTAAGGGGCTTGATTTACATGTCTGGCGTAAGCGATTTGCGATTTACAGTGGATGGAAGCCAGGTAAAAGTTTACAGCAACAAGAACCTTGAAGGAAATCACGATGTTTCTATTTCCGAAGGTATCCTCGACACGGGAGGCGATAGGCTCGGTAAAACTTTTGCCAGCAGCATCACTTTCGAAAATCGCAAGCCAAGCGTAAGCGTTCCGAGCAAGGGCGTAATTTTGCCTCAATCGCAAAAGCTGGTTTTACCATTCGACGCCATCAACTTGAACGCGGTTGATGTTACCATCTTGAAGATCTATGAGAACAATATCCCGCAATACCTTCAAAATAATAACCTGGATGGGAATAACGAACTCCGCCGCGTAGCGAAACCTATTGTTAGGACTACCATCCGGCTCGACCAGGATAAATCCTTGAACCTGCATGTTAAAAACAGGTTTAACATCGACCTGGAAAAATATCTTAATAGCGAGCCGGGCGCCATCTACCGCGTCACTATCGGCTTCAGGAAGGAATATGCGCTCGTAAAATGTAATGAAAAACAGGCGGATAGCGATGATAACGAAGTATATTATTATGATAGCTACGGTGATAAGATTGATGATGAAGATGATTTCTGGTCGGCATATGATAGTTATTATCCTTACGGTTATAATTGGGACCAGAGAGATAATCCCTGCCATCCGGCTTATTATAATGCCAATAAATGGGTTTCCAGGAATATCATTTCTTCCAATATCGGCTTGATTGCCAAAAGAGGGAATGATAATTCAATGGTTGTTGCAGTAACTGATATCCGTGATGCCAAGCCCATGAACGGCGTTGACCTCGAATTATTGGATTATCAACAACAGGTAATCTTTACAGCTAAAAGTGATGGTGAAGGGTTTGCTAAGTTCGATTTACCGAAGAAACCTTACCTGTTAATTGCCAAGAAAGGAAATGAACGCGGGTATCTAAAATTGGATGATGGCAATTCTTTATTGTTAAGTCGTTTCGATGTAAAAGGCGAGAAGATCCAATCCGGCATGAAAGGCTTCATTTACGGGGAAAGAGGCGTTTGGCGCCCGGGTGACTCCCTGTTCCTGACATTTGTATTGGAAGATAAAAACAAGAAACTTCCGGCTAATCACCCGGTAAGCTTTGAATTGTATAATCCCAAGGGACAACTATATAAGCGGATCATCCACCACGAATCATTAAACGGGTTCTACAAGTTTGCCACGGCTACCGATCCAGATGCACTAACCGGTAACTGGGTCGCCAAGGTAAAAGTTGGGAATGCAACATTTACAAAGAATGTGCGCATAGAAACGGTGAAACCCAACCGCTTGAAGATCAATTTAGACTTTAATAAAAATGGGATCCTTTCCAGGTTTGGCAACAACACGGGCACATTATCTGCCATGTGGCTGTTCGGGGCGCCGGGGAAAGACTTAAAAGCAAAAGTAGATGTATCATTGGTAGCTGCTAAAACGAGCTTCCCACAAAAAGCGCTTTCAGATTTTGTATTCGATGATCCTACCACGCACTTTTCAGCAGAAAACAAAACCATCTTTGAAGGTAGCCTCGGTGAAAGCGGACAAACTACCATCAAAGCCGATATGAATGTTGGCGAACGCGCACCCGGCGTATTAAGAGCTAATTTCGAAACGAAAGTATTCGAACCGGGCGGTGATTTCAGCGTAGATTACAGCCATGTACCTTACCATGTATTCAAATCTTACGTGGGCATCCAAACACCGGAAGGCGCCAGGCTAACGGGTATGTTGCTGACGGATAAAAATCATAAAGTAAATATTGTAAATGTAGACGATGCAGGTAATTTCATCAGTGGCCAACGTACTGTTTCCGTGGAAATGTATAAAGTAAACTGGCGCTGGTGGTGGGATGAAGGGGAAGATGACCTGACCAACTTCACGCAGGATAATTACAACCAATTAATTGCATCTTCAAAAGTTACGTTGAATAACGGCAAAGGCTCCTGGAATTTCAATGTCCCTTATCCGCAATGGGGGCGTTTCCTCATCAGGGTAAAGGATATGGAGAGCGGGCACGTAACGGGAAATACCGTTTACGTAGATTGGCCGGGATACAGCGAGCGCTTGCAAAAAGAAAATCCTACGGAAGCAGCGATGCTCGTGTTTACTTCCGATAAAACACATTATAAAGTAGGCGATGAAATCACCCTTACCATACCGAGTAGCGATAACGGCAGGGCATTGATCAGCATCGAATCCGGTAGCGCCATTCAAAATGTTAACTGGATCAAAACATCGAAAGGACAAACTATTTATAAATTCAAAGCTACCAAGGAAATGTCGCCCAACGTGTATGTAAACGTGAGTTTACTCCAAGCGCATGCACAAACGGCGAATGACCTGCCCATCAGGATGTACGGCACCATCCCGATCATCGTGGAAGATCCTGAAACAATATTGAAACCGGTAGTAGCTTTACCCAACACGATGCGCCCGGAATCTGATGCCAAGATAACGGTGTCGGAAGCTAACGGGAAAGCAATGACCTATACTATCGCGATTGTTGATGAAGGTTTACTCGATTTAACCCGCTTCAAAACTCCTGATCCGCATGCCGCATTTTATGCCCGGGAGGCTTTAGGCGTCAAAACATGGGACTTATTCGATTATGTCATCGGCGCTTGGGGTGGCGACCTGGAGAGGATATTGAGCATCGGTGGTGACCAGAACCTCAACAGGAACAGCGGCGAAGCTAAAGCTAACCGTTTCAAACCGGTAGTTACTTACATGGGACCTTATTATTTAGGTAAGGGCCAGAAACAAACCCATGCATTCAAACTGCCCCAATATATAGGCTCTGTAAAAGCGATGGTGGTAGCGGGACAAGATGGTGCATACGGTTCGGCTGAAAAGACTGCCAGCGTTAAGAAGCCGCTGATGGTTTTATCAACCGTACCAAGAGTATTAGGACCCGGCGAAACGATCCGCCTACCGGTTACCGTGTTCGGATTGGAAAGTCAAATTAAGTCGGCACAGGTTACTTTACAACCTAATGGCTTATTCGAAGTAATCGGCTCCGCAACTCAAACGGTACAGTTTTCCCAGCCGGGTGAACAGTTGGTATATTTCGATGTAAAAGTAAAAGCCGCCACCGGCATCGGTAAATTCAATATCGTTGCCAAAAGTGGTAAAGAACAAGCCAGCGAGAGCATTGAACTGGATGTTAGAAACCCGAATCCTTTTGTTACTAATATCATAGAAAAAGATTTAAATGGCGGCGAAAGCTGGAATACGGAATACCACCCGGTAGGTACGGAAGGCACCAATACTGCCGTGTTAGAAGTGAGTACCATCCCTTCTCTCAACCTGGGTAAACGCCTGGAATATTTAATCCGCTACCCGCATGGTTGTATCGAGCAAACAACATCGGGAGTGTTTCCACAACTTTATTTATCACAAATCATGGATCTAAGTGATAAACAAAAAGCAGATATCGATTATAACGTGAAAGCCGGTTTGGAAAGACTTAAGAGCTTCCAAGTTACCGATGGTGGATTTGCTTATTGGCCGGGTAATGCCCAAGCCGATGAATGGGGTACCAACTATGCCGGGCATTTCATGTTAGAGGCAAAAGCTTCAGGCTATACATTGCCGGCCAGTCTTTTAGAACAATGGCGGAAATACCAACGGAATAAAGCCGTTACCTGGGCGCCTAATACCCGTAACTTCTACGGGGGCGACCTCGCGCAATCGTACCGACTTTACCTGCTAGCCTTAGGCAAAACCCCTGAAATTGGTGCGATGAACAGGTTAAAAGAATTTCAATATATTTCCAACACTGCGAAATGGTATTTGGCTGCGGCTTATAAATTAGCCGGTCAACCCGACGTGGCAAATAACTTGGTAAAAGGCTTATCAACCGACGTGAAACCGTATAACCAGATGGGTTATACTTATGGAAGTGATCTCCGGGATAAAGCGATCATTTTACAAACCTTGACCATCCTCGGCAAAAGAACGGAAGCACTGGGATTGTTGAAAGAAATAGCAAGTAATTTATCGCAGGACAGGTGGTATAGTACCCAAACGACAGCTTATTCATTAATCGCGATCGCAACCTATTGCGGGCAAAATAAAACCGGGGCGAAACAGCAGTTTGATTATACGATCAATGGTAAAAAGGCCTCTGTGAATGCAGACAATTATGTCACCCAAATAGAGATACCCGTTAAAGGTGGAAATGTTGGCAATGTAGCCATTCACAATAAAGGTCAAAATGTGCTGTATGCAAGGTTAATCCTCCGGGGACAACCGGAATCCGGAACCGATCCATATGCCAGCAATGATCCGGAGGTACTGGATATGAGCGTTCGTTACCATACCCGCGATGGGAAAGCACTTGATCCCGCAAGTTTACACCAAGGCAGGGACTTCGTGGCAACGGTAACGATCAGGAACCCGGGTAAGCGCGGTTATTATGAGCAAATGGCTTTATCGCAAGTTTTCCCTTCGGGTTGGGAAATTCTAAACACCCGTTTAATGGGTTCCGATAGTTCAGTTCATACATCGCAGTTCACCTATCAAGATATCCGGGATGACAGGGTGTATACTTACTTCAATTTAGAAGAAGGGAAAACGGTTACTTACCAGGTTTTATTAAATGCTTCTTACCTCGGCAAGTATTATTTACCTGCTACCACTTGCGAAGCGATGTATGATAATACCATACATGCTTTCGTACCAGGAAAATGGGTGGAAGTTGTTAAATAG
- a CDS encoding TlpA family protein disulfide reductase produces the protein MKRSVLVILISVLATLLFTIFCYNLDKILARDIPRIITMLSMFCLFAVLYLILWSKTAMKREKILTIVIIPVILLDATTLITGSELIPLRFPFATIFPVLGALLGYILSCRKLLLSIVYIVFITLFTVLSAYVFIPKLILQKSFRNDVSFNGNSIKNAVLLNPDKHPCYISSLLEKKVTLLEFYFVGCPPCEMKKNALDSLRKKVDSNKFQIIYICDGAVTSWDEFVKHGKKWEDQQQKYFYADSATITRLYQMERRSYPLEVILNEQLEAVSVHYGYNDIFRDLYLERTINIINREIQ, from the coding sequence ATGAAAAGGTCTGTTCTCGTTATCTTGATCTCTGTGCTAGCTACCTTGCTTTTTACTATTTTTTGTTATAATCTCGATAAGATATTGGCGAGGGATATACCTAGGATTATTACGATGCTATCGATGTTTTGTCTTTTCGCTGTATTATATCTTATATTATGGAGTAAAACAGCGATGAAGCGCGAAAAAATCTTAACAATTGTAATTATTCCTGTTATACTATTGGATGCTACTACCTTAATAACAGGTTCGGAATTGATTCCGCTTCGCTTTCCCTTCGCAACTATTTTCCCCGTTTTGGGCGCTCTTTTGGGCTATATACTCTCATGCCGAAAGCTGTTACTTTCTATAGTATACATTGTTTTTATAACACTCTTTACCGTCTTATCGGCTTACGTATTCATTCCAAAGTTGATTTTGCAAAAGAGTTTCAGGAATGATGTATCGTTTAATGGAAATTCAATTAAGAATGCCGTATTATTAAATCCTGATAAGCATCCATGCTATATATCTTCTCTTTTGGAGAAAAAAGTAACTTTATTAGAGTTCTATTTCGTAGGGTGCCCACCATGCGAAATGAAGAAAAATGCCCTGGATAGTTTGAGGAAGAAAGTAGATTCTAATAAATTCCAAATAATCTATATCTGTGATGGAGCTGTTACTTCTTGGGATGAATTCGTTAAACATGGGAAGAAATGGGAAGATCAACAACAAAAATATTTTTATGCAGATTCGGCAACAATAACGCGCTTGTATCAGATGGAAAGGCGTTCCTATCCCCTGGAAGTAATCCTGAATGAACAACTGGAAGCTGTTTCTGTTCATTATGGGTATAACGACATATTTAGAGACCTATATTTGGAGAGAACCATTAATATAATTAATAGGGAAATCCAATAA
- a CDS encoding IS256 family transposase — protein sequence MEQKGKFDYEELKRKTLEQLRSGKSLFGKDGAFAPLLKDILEAALEGEMEVHLDDEQRANGNRKNGKNRKRLKTADGTIDLETPRDRASSFEPQIIKKRETILAESLESKIIGMYGHGMSLRDISAHIKDMYDTEISAATLSSITDKVIPLVKEWQARPLEPLYCIVWLDAMFYKVKEEGKVVNRCVYNILGINTDGRKELLGMYVSESEGANFWLSVLANLQQRGVSDILIACIDNLKGFSEAIATIFPSTAVQTCVVHQIRNSIRYIASKDQKPFMADLKPVYQAVSKEEAESQLDQLDEKWGKKYPVVIDSWRRNWDKLTTYFQYSEAIRRLIYTTNTIEGFHRQVRKVTKTKGAFTSDMALLKLIYLAAQNIQKKWTQPLQNWSLTVSQLSIIFGDRLKLRL from the coding sequence ATGGAACAAAAAGGAAAATTTGACTACGAAGAACTCAAACGGAAGACCTTAGAGCAACTCCGCTCTGGTAAGTCCCTGTTTGGCAAAGATGGGGCTTTCGCACCTCTTCTGAAAGATATTCTCGAAGCTGCACTGGAGGGCGAGATGGAGGTTCATTTAGATGATGAGCAACGGGCAAATGGGAACCGGAAGAATGGCAAAAACCGAAAACGGCTTAAAACAGCAGATGGTACTATCGATCTGGAGACACCCCGTGACCGGGCAAGCAGCTTTGAACCACAGATCATCAAAAAGCGGGAGACCATTCTGGCAGAGAGCCTGGAGAGTAAAATCATCGGTATGTATGGGCATGGCATGAGCTTACGGGACATCTCAGCTCATATCAAAGATATGTACGATACAGAGATTTCAGCTGCGACATTATCTTCCATAACCGATAAAGTTATCCCTCTGGTCAAAGAATGGCAGGCCCGTCCTTTGGAGCCACTGTATTGCATTGTCTGGCTGGACGCCATGTTTTATAAAGTCAAAGAAGAAGGCAAAGTAGTTAACCGTTGTGTTTATAATATCCTTGGTATAAATACCGATGGACGCAAAGAGCTATTAGGCATGTATGTCTCGGAGAGCGAGGGAGCTAACTTCTGGCTGAGTGTCCTGGCCAATCTTCAGCAACGGGGGGTATCTGATATACTTATTGCCTGTATCGATAATTTGAAGGGATTTTCCGAGGCTATTGCCACGATATTCCCCTCTACAGCGGTACAAACCTGTGTCGTACATCAAATCCGCAATTCTATCAGGTACATAGCCAGTAAGGACCAGAAGCCATTTATGGCCGATTTAAAACCGGTTTATCAGGCGGTGAGCAAGGAAGAAGCAGAGTCGCAGCTGGATCAACTGGACGAAAAATGGGGAAAGAAATATCCAGTTGTTATAGACTCCTGGCGCCGGAACTGGGATAAGCTCACTACGTATTTCCAATATTCTGAGGCCATCCGCAGGTTGATCTACACCACTAATACTATCGAGGGGTTCCATCGCCAGGTGCGTAAAGTGACCAAAACCAAAGGAGCCTTTACCTCCGATATGGCCTTGCTGAAATTAATTTACCTGGCTGCCCAGAACATCCAGAAGAAATGGACACAGCCCCTTCAAAACTGGAGTCTGACTGTGTCTCAGCTGTCAATTATATTTGGGGATCGACTGAAATTGCGATTATAA